The following proteins are co-located in the Oceanimonas sp. GK1 genome:
- the csiR gene encoding DNA-binding transcriptional regulator CsiR, which produces MNHPEPPRENLARTAYQQLKQDIIESHFGPGEKLLMSGLKSRYGLGVSPLREALSQLVSERLVTAESQRGFRVSPMSVAELEDIYDARAQLEGLIVELAMARGDDLWEAGVVAAHHALAKVTHLDSVEDQLNQWDTRHQAFHQAVAAGCNSPQLLVVRRTLMDQAARYRHLWLKRTVFSEQALAHKQQEHQGLLDVILARDPRAAAMMREHLQSPVPIITRVLAEQGMG; this is translated from the coding sequence ATGAACCACCCCGAGCCCCCGCGGGAAAACCTGGCCCGTACCGCCTACCAGCAACTGAAACAGGACATCATTGAAAGTCACTTCGGCCCCGGCGAAAAGCTGCTGATGAGCGGCCTGAAAAGCCGCTATGGCCTGGGCGTCAGCCCGCTGCGGGAAGCGCTGTCGCAGCTGGTGTCGGAGCGGCTGGTGACTGCCGAGAGCCAGCGCGGGTTTCGCGTCAGCCCCATGTCGGTGGCGGAGCTGGAAGACATCTACGATGCTCGGGCTCAGCTGGAAGGCCTGATTGTGGAGCTGGCCATGGCCCGGGGAGACGATTTGTGGGAGGCGGGGGTGGTGGCGGCCCATCATGCCCTGGCCAAGGTGACCCACCTGGATTCGGTAGAAGATCAGCTGAATCAGTGGGATACCCGCCATCAGGCGTTTCACCAGGCGGTGGCCGCCGGCTGCAACTCGCCCCAGTTGCTGGTGGTGCGCCGAACCCTGATGGATCAGGCCGCTCGTTACCGGCATTTATGGCTCAAGCGCACCGTGTTCAGTGAGCAGGCCCTGGCCCACAAGCAGCAGGAGCACCAGGGGCTGCTGGACGTCATTCTCGCTCGTGATCCCCGGGCGGCGGCCATGATGCGCGAGCACCTGCAAAGTCCGGTGCCCATCATCACCCGCGTGCTGGCGGAGCAGGGCATGGGCTGA
- the glaH gene encoding glutarate dioxygenase GlaH, whose translation MSNIATADFAHHQYQGFSLAPAAQSDRLLELRFDENTVNAFLKATAEWPIQALEYKSFLRFRVAQVLNDLCGQALQPLLINTLVDRNTGALLITPEGLNQVEQAEDMVKFTTAVAHLFGRSNFDAMSGQYYARFVVQNQDNSDSYLRQAHRVMELHNDGTFVEQDTDYVLMLKIDEQNMEGGNSLLLHLDDWEHLDRFYADPMARRVMRWAAPPSKNTTKDVYHAVFDTDRSGKPIMSYIDQFVQPKNYEEGVWLADLSDAIETSTKQLSVRVPTGSFLLINNHFWLHGRDKFIAHDGLRRELMRQRGYFTHAKTLKTPSQG comes from the coding sequence ATGTCCAACATCGCCACCGCCGATTTCGCCCACCACCAGTACCAGGGATTCAGCCTGGCACCGGCCGCCCAGTCCGACCGTCTGCTGGAACTGCGCTTTGACGAAAACACCGTCAACGCCTTCCTTAAGGCCACCGCCGAATGGCCGATACAGGCGCTGGAATACAAGTCCTTCCTGCGTTTTCGCGTGGCCCAGGTCCTCAACGATCTGTGCGGTCAGGCGCTGCAGCCGCTGCTGATCAACACCCTGGTCGACCGCAACACCGGCGCCCTGCTGATAACCCCGGAAGGCCTGAACCAGGTGGAGCAGGCGGAAGACATGGTCAAGTTCACCACCGCCGTGGCCCACCTGTTTGGCCGCTCCAACTTCGACGCCATGAGCGGCCAGTATTACGCCCGCTTTGTGGTGCAGAACCAGGACAACTCCGACAGCTACCTGCGCCAGGCCCACCGGGTGATGGAGCTGCACAACGACGGCACCTTCGTTGAGCAGGACACCGACTATGTGCTGATGCTGAAAATTGACGAGCAAAACATGGAAGGCGGCAACTCCCTGCTGCTGCACCTGGACGACTGGGAGCACCTGGATCGCTTCTACGCCGATCCCATGGCCCGCCGGGTGATGCGCTGGGCCGCGCCGCCCAGCAAGAACACCACCAAGGACGTGTATCACGCCGTGTTCGATACCGATCGCAGCGGCAAGCCCATCATGTCCTACATCGACCAGTTCGTGCAGCCCAAGAACTACGAAGAAGGTGTGTGGCTGGCAGACCTGTCCGATGCCATTGAGACCAGCACCAAGCAGCTGTCGGTACGGGTCCCCACCGGCTCTTTCCTGCTGATCAACAACCACTTCTGGCTGCACGGTCGCGACAAGTTCATCGCCCACGACGGTCTGCGCCGGGAGCTGATGCGTCAGCGCGGTTACTTTACCCATGCCAAGACCCTGAAAACCCCCAGCCAGGGCTAA